The Flavobacterium sp. CBA20B-1 genome includes the window TATTGCCGCGGTAAAAGTTCTGTTTAATTTGTTTTAAATCGCTTGCTGGAATACCAATACCTTGATCAATAATTGCCAAAATTAAGCGGTTGTTTTTTTCGTAGAACCGAATGTTAACCAATTTGTTGCCTGAATATTTTATGGCATTGCCCACCAAGTTGTTCAGGGCAAGTTCTAGCATTTGTTCGTTTCCTTGCAGGGTAAGCAAAGCTTCGTTGGTTACTTGTAAATCAACATCGATTTGTGCATTGTGGTACAAAACAGCATTTTCAATTACGTGCCAAACAATTTCGTCAATACGCAACGCTTTAAACTCAAAACTGGTTTTTACACCCGAAAGCAGCATCATTTGGTCTAATGTTTCTTGCAAATCGTTGGTATATTGTTTTAATTGATTGATAATTTGTTCGTGTTCTTCTAGGGTGCGTTTTTTGTTGTGAGCAACTTCCAAAGTTCCCAATAAGGCAGTTATTGGTGTTCGAAGTTCGTGCGAAACATAATCGATAAAGTTTTTTTGAATAGTGAATGTTTGCGAAATTTTATGGATAAAATGATTATAAGTTTCCATTAAATCATCAATTTCGGCGTATGTTTTCTTCAATTCAAGCGGTTGATTAAAATTACGGGTGTCGCGTTCTTTAATTTGTGCAATGATTTTTAGAATAGGTTCATAAGCAATATGTCCTAAAAAAAGAGAAAAGAAATAAATAAAAGCAAGCCCAATTACCGATACAATTGCCAAAATATGCAACAAGGAAAGCATTTGCTCGTTAAATTCATCTTTTGGTTCGCGGGTAATCACCACAAAATCGCCTTGATTGTCATGGTAAAAAATACCGTTATAAAAAAAGTGTTCATCTGTAAAAGAATGGTTGTTGTATGTTCGAAC containing:
- a CDS encoding sensor histidine kinase: MKLKHRLALYAIVIFSVIILIVSAVVYFSFYTQMEKKEMQSLENKTLLSALYYLEQDELPTFEHENVKSMLLKSISRKNIIIYDSINKKFNGEMRFDKNITNDFIEMVRTYNNHSFTDEHFFYNGIFYHDNQGDFVVITREPKDEFNEQMLSLLHILAIVSVIGLAFIYFFSLFLGHIAYEPILKIIAQIKERDTRNFNQPLELKKTYAEIDDLMETYNHFIHKISQTFTIQKNFIDYVSHELRTPITALLGTLEVAHNKKRTLEEHEQIINQLKQYTNDLQETLDQMMLLSGVKTSFEFKALRIDEIVWHVIENAVLYHNAQIDVDLQVTNEALLTLQGNEQMLELALNNLVGNAIKYSGNKLVNIRFYEKNNRLILAIIDQGIGIPASDLKQIKQNFYRGNNTGEFQGKGIGLSMADIILQMHNATLTLSTNHPVGTIVELAF